Genomic segment of Deltaproteobacteria bacterium:
GTGGGTCTCGATGTGACCGAGCCGGAACCCCTCCCTGAGGACCATCCCTTGAGGAGTATGGACCATGTCGTCATTACCCCTCACATTGCTGGCCCCTCCGACCACAACAGGCGTAGGGGTTTCGATCTAATTCGGGCCAACATCGAGCGGTTTCTTGCCGGGATGCCGCTCCTCAATATCGTGGATAAGAAACGTGGATATTGATAGAAAGGAGATCTATTAATGGGGATGCCCTTTGTTCAGCCGGAAGTCGTTAAGAAGTGGGAAAAGGCCTTTGCCGAAGGTTCTGACAAGCGATACCCTTCCATTGACCTGGTGCGACTGGAATATTGGTTTTTTAAGCATCCTGAGAAGGGAATGTTGCTGGAATATGGTTTTGGCACTGGAGTCAATACTATCCATCTCCTGGAGTGTGGGTATACTGTCATTGGGTTGGACGCCGCCCTTGGGGCAAAGAAGTTAGTAGAAAAGAAATTGGAAAATCATCAGGAAATAAAGGATAGAGCTACTCTCATTCATCTTCCTCAGGATTCCGAAAGACTCCCATTTGATAATGATATATTCGACTTTCTCGTGTGCATGAGTGTTCTATCACTCCTTGGATCCAGGGAGCGACTTATATATTTGCTGGAGGAATTTATTCGAGTTCTTAAACCAGGGGCAAAAGCGATCCTTGATATCAACGATACAAAGAGCGAATTTTCTGAAAACAGTGAGTATATTGGAAACAATGTTTATCTTTTTCGTGGGAATTCAGGAAAAGAAGATCCTGTGCCCATGCTTTGCTTTCCTGATGCTGAAACCTTCGTCGAGATTTTAAGGCCATATTTCAAGATAATCGATGTTGGATATTCAGTCCATAAATATTTTAATAGAAGGATTGGTGAATTTATTGTTTGTGCGGAAAAACCATAAATATTCTGATCAATTATATCTTAGAGTATCCTTTATCTATATTAAGTGCTAGTAGGACAATAGATGACACTGGAAAGGCTTTTGGTAGAAGAAGAAGAGGCATATCGGTTCTGGATGAAGGATTACAAGGTCGGAGAGAAGATATGGTATACTCATACTCCATGGCTTCTTGAGAAACTCCCTATGATGAAGCAACAGGTTGTTTCTCTTGAAAGTTTCGTTTCGCAGAAAGAAATAAATGAATTAGGTGTATTCTGTATCCACCTATCTCTTGACCTAGCTGATTTATTAGTGAAATGCATTGGGGATCATTCCCTGACGCCTCATGTCAAAGTTTCCTTCCTATATTATCTTAGAAGAACACTTTTCCCCCTGATATACAAGAGCGTAATTTTGAATCGGTGGATAGGTTATGTAAG
This window contains:
- a CDS encoding class I SAM-dependent methyltransferase, producing the protein MGMPFVQPEVVKKWEKAFAEGSDKRYPSIDLVRLEYWFFKHPEKGMLLEYGFGTGVNTIHLLECGYTVIGLDAALGAKKLVEKKLENHQEIKDRATLIHLPQDSERLPFDNDIFDFLVCMSVLSLLGSRERLIYLLEEFIRVLKPGAKAILDINDTKSEFSENSEYIGNNVYLFRGNSGKEDPVPMLCFPDAETFVEILRPYFKIIDVGYSVHKYFNRRIGEFIVCAEKP